One genomic window of Arthrobacter caoxuetaonis includes the following:
- a CDS encoding FAD/NAD(P)-binding protein — protein MDKTQGLRVAVIGAGPRGISVLDRLLARFLTHPAEDRPDLKILMIDPFPPGSGHVWRPGQSRHFLMNTPVLFPTVVPAAGTEHAFAPSVTGLSFGDWVRQALTDPGSGLNESDRAEAARLSPSDFPSRAIYGRYLEWTYAELAAAAAEAGAAVVHHRTEALALRRAGDGFEIEVAGEDALIADAVVLALGHLPAALNPEQSRLSDAAARLGLRYLPPAVPSDADFTVLPAGEPVLVRGLGLNFFDIMAQVTLGRGGRFVPTGEPAGRSLRYEPSGREPVLVAASRRGTPYRAKAQLESYLPKSVTLRWFTREAAASFAAEGIQPGFDHDFWPLLHRDAVWAYYSTLARTAPHCLSVPPESFLADLDAALNVDGPDWDAAKEEVLRRCVPAENRTSLEALAQPLGRRPFADAAELDATVLAYLEDDAAGSAKGEDDPLKMAIGALNAGRSVLKAVVADGGLSEESWLTELRGWFEPLVEGLASGPPPERIEQLAALTRAGLVHFVGPDPRFDVDEARSVFTASSPWTPGEYAARTMVEAMMPPNRVNATLSPLLADLLHRGQARSKVMMAAGGTPVLTPGLDVSLPPYRPLDVKGEPQENLYILGLQLSSVQWGTAIAAEAGAPADSGARTLRDADDIAAAVLAGPGVPRDQSDSARTDTGAVRAGA, from the coding sequence GACCGCCCGGATCTGAAGATCCTGATGATTGATCCGTTTCCCCCCGGATCGGGCCATGTCTGGCGTCCCGGGCAGTCCCGCCACTTCCTGATGAACACGCCGGTGCTCTTCCCCACCGTTGTCCCGGCGGCTGGAACGGAGCATGCGTTCGCTCCGTCGGTTACCGGCCTTTCCTTTGGCGACTGGGTGCGCCAGGCGCTGACTGACCCGGGGTCCGGGCTCAACGAGTCAGACCGTGCGGAAGCGGCCCGCCTGTCGCCGTCGGACTTCCCCAGCCGGGCGATCTACGGACGGTACCTGGAATGGACCTACGCGGAGCTCGCGGCGGCTGCGGCGGAAGCCGGTGCCGCCGTCGTCCACCATCGGACGGAGGCGCTGGCACTGCGCCGTGCCGGGGACGGCTTCGAGATTGAGGTGGCAGGGGAGGACGCGCTGATTGCCGACGCCGTCGTCCTGGCCCTGGGACACCTTCCGGCCGCCCTGAACCCCGAACAGTCCCGGCTCAGCGATGCCGCCGCCCGGCTGGGCCTGCGCTACCTGCCTCCGGCTGTCCCGTCGGACGCGGATTTCACCGTGCTGCCCGCCGGCGAACCGGTTCTGGTCCGCGGCCTGGGCCTGAACTTCTTCGACATCATGGCCCAGGTGACGCTGGGCCGCGGCGGCCGCTTTGTTCCCACGGGCGAACCAGCCGGACGTTCCCTGCGCTATGAACCCAGCGGGCGTGAGCCGGTCCTGGTGGCCGCGTCCCGCCGCGGAACGCCGTACCGGGCCAAGGCGCAGCTGGAGAGCTACCTGCCCAAGAGCGTGACGCTGCGCTGGTTCACCCGGGAAGCTGCCGCCAGCTTCGCCGCCGAAGGGATCCAGCCAGGTTTCGACCATGACTTTTGGCCGCTGCTGCACCGCGATGCCGTGTGGGCCTACTACTCAACCCTGGCCCGCACCGCACCGCACTGCCTCAGCGTGCCGCCGGAATCATTCCTCGCCGACCTGGACGCAGCGCTGAACGTTGACGGACCGGACTGGGACGCGGCGAAGGAAGAGGTCCTGCGGCGCTGTGTACCCGCCGAAAACCGGACGAGCCTGGAGGCCCTGGCACAGCCGCTGGGGCGCCGTCCGTTCGCTGACGCCGCGGAGCTGGATGCAACCGTCCTGGCCTACCTCGAAGACGACGCCGCCGGGTCCGCGAAGGGCGAGGATGACCCGCTGAAAATGGCCATTGGCGCCCTGAACGCCGGTCGTTCAGTCCTGAAAGCCGTGGTGGCCGACGGCGGTTTGTCCGAGGAATCCTGGCTCACCGAACTCCGCGGCTGGTTCGAACCCCTGGTGGAAGGACTTGCCAGCGGCCCGCCGCCGGAACGGATCGAGCAGCTCGCGGCCCTGACCCGTGCCGGGCTGGTCCATTTCGTGGGCCCGGATCCGAGGTTTGACGTCGATGAGGCGCGCTCAGTCTTCACCGCTTCGTCTCCGTGGACCCCGGGAGAATACGCCGCCCGGACCATGGTCGAAGCGATGATGCCGCCCAACCGGGTCAATGCCACGCTCTCCCCGCTGCTGGCCGACCTGCTGCACCGGGGACAGGCGCGGTCCAAGGTCATGATGGCAGCTGGCGGCACCCCGGTGCTGACACCAGGACTGGATGTTTCCCTGCCCCCTTACCGGCCTTTGGACGTGAAGGGCGAACCGCAGGAGAACCTCTACATCCTGGGACTGCAGCTCTCCTCAGTCCAGTGGGGAACCGCGATCGCGGCCGAGGCCGGGGCGCCGGCCGATTCCGGCGCCCGTACCCTGCGCGATGCGGACGACATCGCGGCCGCAGTCCTGGCCGGCCCCGGGGTGCCCCGGGACCAGTCAGATTCCGCTAGAACGGATACTGGCGCGGTTCGTGCTGGAGCGTGA